A stretch of the bacterium genome encodes the following:
- a CDS encoding sigma-70 family RNA polymerase sigma factor — translation MDAEQFARIYDTHYSRVFRYLLGRTRNPHDAEELAADVFATALESLERGAEPRQIGSWIVGIADHLASRFFRERMTEVEHAETSLGEEEDPEELALGQLDSQALWQCFDTLSPEYRRILLLRVVAGLSAREVAESMRKTEGAIRVLQFRALKALRKSWMEAERDDGRSRTTRP, via the coding sequence GTGGACGCAGAGCAGTTTGCGCGTATTTACGATACCCACTACTCTCGGGTATTTCGATACCTTCTAGGGCGGACACGCAATCCGCACGATGCCGAAGAGCTCGCCGCTGACGTTTTCGCCACCGCCCTGGAGTCGCTGGAGCGTGGAGCCGAGCCTCGACAGATCGGCAGCTGGATTGTAGGGATCGCGGATCACCTGGCGTCGCGGTTCTTCCGGGAACGGATGACAGAGGTCGAACACGCCGAGACGTCGCTCGGCGAAGAGGAGGATCCCGAGGAACTTGCGCTCGGTCAATTGGACAGCCAGGCGCTCTGGCAGTGCTTCGATACCCTGAGTCCGGAGTACCGGCGAATCCTGCTCCTGCGGGTCGTGGCCGGGTTGAGTGCGCGAGAGGTCGCGGAAAGCATGCGCAAAACCGAAGGGGCGATTCGAGTGCTGCAGTTCCGGGCACTGAAAGCACTTCGGAAGAGCTGGATGGAGGCGGAGCGGGACGATGGACGATCACGAACAACGCGCCCATGA
- a CDS encoding DUF5667 domain-containing protein — MWVGVAAAVVLGMWGIGAGLTWGGRSPASPWYGARVALEELEVALIPDRLDKGEMLLKTTRARIAEVQAMAEAGDSLGLRRAANALDSEAGWLHAIMTTLSATDRDRFTRDLKHI, encoded by the coding sequence GTGTGGGTGGGAGTCGCTGCGGCGGTGGTATTGGGGATGTGGGGGATCGGGGCTGGTCTGACGTGGGGCGGGCGTTCCCCCGCAAGCCCGTGGTACGGCGCACGGGTGGCGCTTGAAGAGCTCGAAGTGGCGCTGATCCCGGATCGGCTGGACAAGGGGGAGATGTTGCTCAAGACCACGCGGGCGAGAATCGCGGAAGTGCAAGCGATGGCGGAGGCGGGAGATTCACTGGGGCTGCGCCGTGCCGCCAACGCCCTGGACAGTGAAGCCGGGTGGCTGCACGCGATCATGACCACCCTTTCCGCGACGGACCGAGACCGTTTCACGCGGGATCTCAAGCACATTTGA
- a CDS encoding SDR family NAD(P)-dependent oxidoreductase, whose protein sequence is MNNKKVWFITGASRGMGADFAKAALAVGYAVVATGRDTALVSKALGQSNDLLPVKLDVTSRADAKTAVKAAVDRFGRIDVLVNNAASFYAGYFEELTPEQFDRQLATSLIGPMNVTRAVLPVMRKQRSGHIISISSAAGLAAGYDFVTAYAASKFGLEGWMESLHAEVAPFGINTTIVNPGFFRTELLTQQSTNYAEPSIADYDERRGPLVEYWKAQNGQQSGDPAKLARALITIASQEPPPSRFIAGADAIATAEQKIADLKAQIDANRELSTSLAFD, encoded by the coding sequence GTGAATAACAAGAAGGTCTGGTTCATCACCGGAGCGAGCCGGGGCATGGGTGCCGATTTCGCCAAGGCGGCCCTGGCGGTCGGGTATGCCGTCGTGGCCACTGGCCGGGACACCGCCCTCGTATCGAAGGCCCTGGGACAGTCGAACGACTTGTTGCCCGTCAAGCTAGACGTCACGAGCCGTGCCGATGCCAAAACGGCTGTAAAGGCCGCAGTCGACCGGTTTGGTCGCATCGACGTGCTGGTAAACAACGCGGCGAGCTTCTACGCCGGCTACTTCGAGGAGTTGACGCCGGAGCAGTTCGATCGGCAATTGGCGACGAGCCTCATTGGCCCGATGAACGTCACGCGCGCGGTCCTTCCGGTGATGCGCAAGCAGCGCTCGGGGCACATCATCTCGATCTCTTCGGCAGCGGGCCTCGCCGCCGGTTACGACTTCGTGACGGCTTACGCCGCGTCGAAGTTCGGCCTTGAGGGGTGGATGGAGTCGCTGCATGCCGAGGTCGCACCGTTTGGCATCAATACGACGATCGTCAATCCGGGATTCTTCCGCACGGAACTCCTCACGCAGCAATCGACGAACTATGCCGAGCCGTCCATCGCCGACTACGACGAACGCAGAGGGCCCCTCGTCGAGTACTGGAAAGCCCAGAACGGCCAGCAATCCGGGGACCCTGCGAAGCTCGCGCGCGCGCTCATCACGATTGCGAGCCAGGAGCCGCCTCCGAGCCGCTTCATCGCTGGCGCCGATGCCATTGCCACCGCGGAGCAGAAGATCGCGGACCTGAAGGCGCAGATCGACGCGAACCGGGAGCTCTCGACGTCCCTCGCTTTCGACTGA
- a CDS encoding NAD(P)-binding domain-containing protein, with the protein MRIGILGSGLMGGKLGTIFARAGHDVVFSYARSGRKLKRLAREAQGNARAGTPADAASDADLLLLAVHWSRVNDVLKRAGDLSGKVIVSCSLPMNADDTGLAVTRTSSGAEVLARKVRKAHVVSAFSTVPSEVLFGVFAAKRRTRRRPSLMYCGNDQAAKDIAATLIRDVGFEPVDAGSLRIARYLEPFALAMAQLAYEGDNGPEIAYRIERFKSRASERMEMS; encoded by the coding sequence ATGCGCATTGGCATCCTTGGTTCGGGGTTGATGGGCGGCAAGCTCGGAACGATCTTCGCGCGCGCCGGACATGACGTCGTATTCAGCTACGCTCGGAGCGGGCGAAAGCTGAAACGGCTAGCGCGCGAAGCACAAGGAAATGCACGCGCCGGGACGCCGGCTGACGCCGCCAGCGACGCTGACTTACTGTTGCTGGCCGTGCATTGGTCGCGGGTCAACGACGTGTTGAAGCGGGCCGGCGATCTCTCCGGCAAAGTGATCGTCAGCTGCTCGCTCCCGATGAACGCGGACGACACCGGGCTGGCCGTCACTCGCACGTCATCAGGTGCGGAGGTGTTGGCCCGGAAGGTTCGAAAAGCCCACGTCGTGTCGGCGTTCAGCACCGTCCCGAGTGAGGTCTTGTTCGGCGTGTTCGCCGCAAAGCGACGGACGCGGCGCCGGCCGAGCCTCATGTACTGCGGCAATGACCAGGCCGCGAAAGACATCGCAGCGACGTTGATTCGTGACGTCGGCTTTGAACCCGTGGATGCTGGATCGCTGCGAATCGCGAGATACCTGGAGCCGTTCGCCCTGGCGATGGCGCAACTCGCGTACGAGGGGGACAACGGACCCGAGATCGCGTACCGCATCGAGCGTTTCAAGTCTCGCGCCTCAGAGAGGATGGAGATGTCGTGA
- a CDS encoding IS1380 family transposase — MGEAQHQPFQLSFNTALKIEFQGSRVTSDGGLILVRELDERLGFSTLITQHLTDPRGSNTQFPLADLVRQSVSRRLAGYEDVNDAERLSRDPTFRLIGSEQRWERGAALTSRAHSFETELLTQDENLAGLAALNRELIARVDPVDTPQRVVLDLDSTEIPVYGQQEQSAYNGHFASTCYHPLLLFNREGDCLAAKLRPGNVHSAEEWDQVLLPELERQQRPGKDVVVRADAGFAKPELYEALETRNATYAIRISSNDILERAIAELLTRPVGRPSHKPVVRFTSFRYQAASWKIARRVVAKIEFHCGELFPRVGFIVTTLATDSRAVVRFHNKRGTAEQWIKEGKQAVKMTRLSCHRFRANEVRLWLSIIAYNLGNLWRRLGLLKRIDSWSLTSLQQRLMQTGGRLVKHARYYWLLLAEGHLTRRLFGAIVQRLTTLSVPAG, encoded by the coding sequence ATGGGTGAAGCCCAACACCAGCCCTTTCAGCTCTCGTTCAACACCGCGTTGAAGATCGAGTTCCAGGGGTCGCGGGTCACCTCCGATGGTGGCCTGATCCTCGTCCGCGAACTGGACGAGCGGTTGGGCTTCAGCACCCTCATCACACAGCACTTGACCGATCCGCGAGGCTCGAACACCCAGTTCCCGCTCGCTGACCTGGTCCGGCAATCGGTCTCCCGCCGATTGGCGGGGTACGAGGACGTGAATGATGCTGAACGCCTCTCCCGGGATCCGACCTTCCGGCTGATCGGGTCGGAGCAGCGTTGGGAGCGCGGGGCCGCCCTAACGTCCCGGGCGCACTCCTTCGAGACGGAGTTGTTGACCCAAGATGAGAATCTGGCCGGGCTGGCCGCGCTCAATCGGGAGCTGATCGCACGGGTAGACCCCGTGGACACCCCGCAGCGGGTGGTGCTCGATCTCGATAGTACGGAGATCCCTGTTTACGGCCAGCAGGAGCAGAGCGCCTACAACGGGCACTTTGCGTCGACCTGCTACCATCCGCTGCTGCTGTTCAATCGGGAGGGCGACTGTCTGGCGGCAAAGCTGCGACCGGGCAACGTCCACAGCGCCGAGGAGTGGGACCAGGTGCTGCTGCCCGAGCTCGAGCGGCAGCAGCGGCCGGGCAAGGACGTAGTCGTCCGGGCCGATGCCGGTTTTGCCAAGCCGGAGCTCTACGAAGCCCTGGAGACGCGGAACGCAACGTACGCCATCCGCATCTCCTCCAACGACATCTTGGAGCGGGCCATCGCGGAACTGCTCACGCGGCCGGTCGGGCGCCCCAGTCACAAGCCGGTGGTGCGGTTCACGAGCTTTCGGTACCAGGCCGCTAGTTGGAAGATCGCGCGGCGCGTAGTGGCGAAGATCGAGTTCCACTGCGGGGAACTGTTTCCTCGAGTGGGCTTCATCGTGACGACCTTGGCGACAGACAGCCGGGCGGTGGTGCGGTTCCACAATAAACGCGGGACGGCGGAGCAGTGGATCAAGGAGGGCAAACAGGCAGTGAAGATGACGCGATTGAGTTGCCACCGGTTCCGGGCGAATGAGGTGCGGTTGTGGCTGAGCATCATTGCGTACAATCTGGGGAACCTCTGGCGGCGGCTCGGGTTGCTGAAGCGGATCGACAGTTGGTCGCTGACGAGTCTGCAGCAGCGGCTGATGCAGACGGGTGGCCGGCTCGTGAAACACGCCCGATACTACTGGCTGCTGCTGGCGGAAGGGCACCTCACGCGACGACTGTTCGGGGCGATCGTGCAGCGGCTTACGACACTGTCGGTGCCGGCGGGATAG